DNA from Lentibacillus amyloliquefaciens:
TTGCTATTAACATTTTGTTTGGTGTGATACTTGTTAGTTTAATTGGTGCGCCTGTTATGGCAATAATTACAGGTACTTCTGTATGGGCAGGGCTTGTTGGTGCAACGGTGTTCCTGCCTGGGGACTGTCTGAAAGCAGTTATTGCTGCTTTCATTGCAGTGCAATTAAAACCGGTCAGTCCAATGGAAGAGAAAACTCAGGGAGTGTAAGTATGCAAATGAAATCATGGAATGTAATGGATGCTATTATTCAACACGCAAAAAAATCACCTGACAAAATTGCGATTTGTGAAAGAGGGAAAACATGTACATATGCCGATCTTCTTCATCAAGTGAGAAAAGTTTCCTGTGGGTTAAAGAAAAATAAAGGAGTAAATGACAGAGTTGTGATTATCTCCGATAATTGTATAGAGTATGCGGAAGTATTTCTTGGTGCAATCTATGCCGGCTGTATCCCGGTAGTGCTTGATCCCAAATGGAGTCAAAAAGAAATGATTCAAGTATTAGACAATAACAATCTTTCACTTCTTTTTGGGGACAAATATAAGCTTATGAAAATCCCTGATAAAACCATGCAAACAAAGATTTCTTTTCAAGAAGATAAGGATATCACTTCCTATAGTACATGGCTAGCTTCACAAACAGAAGATACTGTTATGGAAACGAATGAAATGCTATTCATAGGCTATACCTCTGGAACAACCGGGAAACCAAAAGGGTTTATGCGAAGTCACCAATCATGGATTAAAAGTTTTGAATCAGGTATAGACGTATTTAGGTTTAAAGAGAACGATCATTTTATCGCGCCGGGTTCCTTTGCTCATTCTCTATCATTGTTTGTGCTTATACAGAGCTTATATCTTGGTGGTACGTTTCATATGGTTCGTAAATTCAATGCGGAAAAAGTGGCTGCTATATGCAATCAGTACAAAGATATTATTTTGTTTGTTGTTCCTACGATGATTCAATCATTAATCGAGAGTACAATAAATGAAGCGGACATTAAGAGATTGATCAGTTCGGGTTCGAGGTGGACTGCAGCTATGA
Protein-coding regions in this window:
- a CDS encoding AMP-binding protein; this encodes MQMKSWNVMDAIIQHAKKSPDKIAICERGKTCTYADLLHQVRKVSCGLKKNKGVNDRVVIISDNCIEYAEVFLGAIYAGCIPVVLDPKWSQKEMIQVLDNNNLSLLFGDKYKLMKIPDKTMQTKISFQEDKDITSYSTWLASQTEDTVMETNEMLFIGYTSGTTGKPKGFMRSHQSWIKSFESGIDVFRFKENDHFIAPGSFAHSLSLFVLIQSLYLGGTFHMVRKFNAEKVAAICNQYKDIILFVVPTMIQSLIESTINEADIKRLISSGSRWTAAMKKQAIKRFGKTKLFEFYGTSEASYISYLDVSEETGLNSAGRIFPGVEICVCDENGWEHDRGEVGQLRVKSEMVFTGYDHMPEETKAVFHDGWLLLGDYGYLDENNQLYLSGRKKNMIITGGLNVFPEEVETVLKQIPEVKESMVFGIPDLHWGEKVGAIVSWKGERELSTVNLRKYCSDFLAAYKIPKKVMTVDSFVYTGGGKVARKAMEDQMRGVLS